In the genome of Monodelphis domestica isolate mMonDom1 chromosome 2, mMonDom1.pri, whole genome shotgun sequence, one region contains:
- the RHBG gene encoding ammonium transporter Rh type B isoform X3: MDNEFYFRYPSFQDVHTMIFIGFGFLMTFLQRYGFSSIGFNFLLSAFSLQWSTLVQGFLHSFHGGKIHIGIESMINADFCTGAVLISFGAVLGKTSPVQLLLMSLLEVTLFGVNEFILLSLLGVKDAGGSMTIHTFGAYFGLVLSRVLYRSQLEKSKHREGSVYHSDLFAMIGTIFLWIFWPSFNSAPTNTGDGQHRTALNTYYSLGASTLSTFALSALLSREGKLDMVHIQNAVLAGGVVVGTSGEMMITPFGALAAGFLAGTISTLGYKFLMPILESKFKIQDTCGVHNLHGMPGVLGALVGALVAGLATHETYGDGLKNVFPLIADGHRSATSQAVYQLFGLLVTLVFASFGGGIGGLPQIIALLRGGTLSQTIIVRYCCRCVQCSPSSAYFSLHQFPQIFPAFSEIILLISYSAVVFHHHHVPQFVQPFPS; this comes from the exons GTTTCCAAGATGTCCATACTATGATCTTCATTGGTTTTGGTTTTCTGATGACCTTCCTACAACGCTACGGATTTAGCAgcattggtttcaacttcctccTGTCGGCCTTTTCTTTGCAGTGGTCCACTCTGGTCCAGGGTTTCCTCCACTCCTTTCATGGAGGCAAAATCCACATTGGTATAGAAAG CATGATCAACGCTGATTTCTGTACTGGAGCTGTTCTGATTTCATTTGGGGCAGTGTTGGGTAAGACAAGCCCTGTACAGCTGCTGCTCATGTCTCTACTGGAGGTCACACTGTTTGGGGTCAATGAGTTCATCCTCCTCAGTCTTCTTGGG GTGAAAGATGCTGGAGGCTCCATGACTATCCACACGTTTGGCGCCTACTTTGGGCTTGTTCTTTCCAGAGTTCTTTACCGATCACAACTAGAAAAGAGCAAACACCGGGAAGGCTCTGTGTATCACTCAGACCTCTTTGCTATGATTG GAACTATTTTCCTGTGGATCTTTTGGCCAAGCTTCAACTCAGCACCTACAAATACTGGGGATGGCCAGCACCGCACAGCCCTCAACACATACTACTCCCTGGGGGCCAGCACCTTGAGCACCTTTGCCTTATCTGCGCTCCTAAGCAGAGAGGGAAAGCTGGACATG GTCCACATCCAGAATGCAGTGCTGGCAGGTGGGGTGGTTGTGGGAACTTCTGGAGAAATGATGATTACACCTTTTGGGGCTCTAGCTGCTGGATTCCTGGCTGGGACCATCTCCACCCTGGGATACAAGTTCCTCATG CCCATTCTTGAATCAAAGTTCAAAATCCAAGATACATGTGGAGTCCATAACCTCCATGGGATGCCCGGAGTCCTGGGGGCCCTTGTTGGTGCTCTTGTGGCTGGGCTGGCCACCCATGAAACCTATGGAGATGG ATTGAAAAATGTATTCCCCCTGATTGCTGACGGCCATCGAAGTGCAACATCTCAGGCTGTATATCAGCTCTTTGGGCTCTTGGTCACCTTGGTGTTTGCTTCATTTGGTGGAGGAATTGGAG gattgccccagatcattgcactgctgagaggAGGCACGCTTTCACAGACAATCATCGTCCGATATTGCTGTcgttgtgtacaatgttctcccagttctgcttatttctctctgcatcagttcccgcagatctttccagctttttctgaaatcatcttgcttatttcttatagtgcagtagtatttcatcaccatcatgtaccacaatttgttcagccattccccagttga